The Blattabacterium cuenoti genome includes a region encoding these proteins:
- a CDS encoding L-threonylcarbamoyladenylate synthase — MSFQIEIKKSVDILKKGKILLYPTDTVWGLGCDAFNMQAIKKICKIKNRNIFKSMILLVESMDRLCQLVGKISFFTQTIILDNLVKQEKPITIVYDNIKKIKSNFIRKDNTLAVRLTYDPFCIFLIRNLDKPIISTSANFSGFMTPKSFSEIHPYIIRKTDYVVNFRREEKAIYSGSSIIKVVSDHNIKILRM; from the coding sequence ATGTCTTTTCAGATCGAAATCAAAAAAAGTGTAGATATATTAAAAAAGGGGAAAATTTTGTTATATCCTACAGATACTGTATGGGGATTAGGATGTGATGCATTTAATATGCAAGCTATAAAAAAAATATGTAAAATTAAAAATAGAAATATTTTTAAATCTATGATTCTTTTGGTGGAAAGTATGGATCGTTTATGTCAATTAGTAGGAAAAATATCTTTTTTTACTCAAACGATAATTTTAGATAATTTAGTTAAACAAGAGAAGCCGATTACTATAGTATATGATAACATTAAAAAAATAAAATCTAATTTTATTAGAAAAGATAATACTTTAGCTGTTCGTTTAACATATGATCCATTTTGTATTTTTTTAATACGTAATTTAGATAAACCCATAATTTCTACTTCGGCTAATTTTTCAGGATTTATGACTCCTAAATCTTTTTCAGAAATTCATCCTTATATTATAAGAAAAACAGATTATGTTGTAAATTTTCGTAGAGAAGAAAAAGCGATCTATAGTGGTTCTTCTATTATAAAAGTTGTTTCCGATCATAATATCAAAATATTACGTATGTAA